One Helianthus annuus cultivar XRQ/B chromosome 12, HanXRQr2.0-SUNRISE, whole genome shotgun sequence genomic region harbors:
- the LOC110894162 gene encoding uncharacterized protein LOC110894162 gives MASSITSSPLFLVHPPIKKPSTSSSTSKRVLMLAKQESQNTSSSLIRVGSSIKIQKVFEDKSSGIVCYLDDQGEITCEGYDEGPRLHQDVSRFSCQRGKQDVVHVLERSLLQVTDGGKVN, from the exons ATGGCTTCTAGTATCACTTCATCACCCTTGTTCTTAGTTCATCCTCCCATCAAGAAACCATCAACATCTTCATCTACATCAAAAAGGGTATTAATGCTTGCAAAACAAGAATCCCAAAACACTTCTTCATCTCTCATTCGGGTCGGATCATCCATCAAGATACAAAag GTTTTTGAAGACAAATCTAGTGGCATAGTTTGTTATTTGGATGATCAAGGGGAGATCACATGTGAAGGATACGATGAAGGGCCTCGCCTTCatcaagatgtatcaagattttcTTGTCAAAG AGGAAAACAAGATGTCGTTCATGTTCTTGAAAGGAGTCTGCTTCAAGTTACAGATGGTGGTAAAGTCAACTAA